The genomic stretch TTGTTTTATGCCGTAACGCAGTGGGACGTCTGAAGGCGAATGTGATGTAAGTAAAGGCTGTTTATCTGTTCatctattcatctgttatcgataacgatgaccaaaataatgacaagctctgggtaatatggtctttTGTAAATATGGTAAAAagattgaagtacaagatttgaaatcaacagattgaaaatactttgatcgatggaagtaatagatccgataatagatagattgtggaaattgttatagacactaccgcaaaaatcagcgatggcactgccttcgagtcggtcttttgagatacgaaatttaaaaatcaaaatcatttgttaggaaatttaattttcgatcacattgtccatgaaaatattgttcgggGAAGTGACAAATGTGACCGACTtaccgacagcgtcaatcattgagagtcctgtgaaataatgctcaaatccacaatctatacCAATCAACGTCAACACATTGTATGGCCGCATGTCAAACTCTCAAACACACACTTGACAAAATAGAACGTATATTTTCCGAATTGTGTCTAATGGTTAGATAAAGTAACTGGAACTAGTACAATAATTATCAGAAATCCTAAACCGTATTGGAGCATcagcccggcaagttgaagATTGTGGGTTCGGTCTCCACCCGTAaaccaacatttttcttttcaaatttaatttcattccaataCGGTTTACGATTTCTGATAAGTACATTTTTCGAGTTATTGATGATTTAAATGTACTACTGGCAGCACTGAGAAATATGATCAAACCAAATCCCTTCCCCAAACCCCATAATCAATTTGtataaggatgaattcagtgtTATCACACCAAACaccttttgaaattttgtataaagTCCCTAGGTTCGACTGAAGCGCGTTCGGGCTTATGCTTTTAAAGCCAATAAATTCACACCATTAGGTACATACAATGTGGAAGCTTAACGTTTGACAGAGaggtaaaaaaaacgaaatgctCTTCTTCGCTATGCGCTCACTGTAAGAGAAGTTGGTTGATTTTAAGTAATCGAAGGCATAGTTTGGGAGATGATATCGATGTGGATTTATTGGCTCGCACCCACAGAAAATGCACCAAGATACCTACAATGGTCCAGACCCCTTACCAATGAAACACATACATTATAAACTTACCTACAGCAACCCATCTGTTAACGTCCTTCGTTCTTCGGTTACAATCAAAAATACTCTTGGAGTCAACATCCAATCCTCAATTGAACACGACAACAGTGCAGTCAAAAGCGTTTCATCAACTATTTCgctttaattaaaacattaaataataaaagaaaactgtAACAACATTCGGCATCTAGTGACTTTTCGCATAGCTTGGTGGCATCGGAACTGTGAAACCCTCTTTCgattcgaaaaatgtgtacgACAAAGTGATTTCTCTGACAAATTCCATTTTCGGATCGGCTACGATTTCTGGATCTATGTAGAAGAACACTGGCATGTCGACCTGGAAGAAAGATTGTCTAAAGCATTAGTACTGAACGCACGAAAGTAAAATGCGCTTTACCTCTTCGTGAGGATTCAGTTGCTGTTCTTCGAAACAgaaacattgaattttattgaaataggCTCCGGCCTCGAATGGTATAACGTTGTAAGTGCTTATGCCGACTACTGGTACATCGGTGGGATTTTTGGCCGTATAAAACGCTAGAGCAGTTTCACCAGGTATCACCTAAAGAGAGTCGGTTCGGGTCATTAATCTGATAAAATGCATGAAGTTGAGCACTCTGTCAATCTACCTTGATTTCATATTGTTGTGGTCGAAAGTTCCAACGCATAGACGCTCCCAGATCCGCATTAAATTTTATGGTCAAAACTCGGTCCTTAATTTTCTCCATTGTTTCCACTTTGTCGCCATCGTGACCTACCCCAGTTGTTCCACCATAACTGTAGGCCTGCAGATAGAATCATTGAAAATGAACCGTTTCCCACATGTTGTGTTGTAAACATACCTGACAAAACATTCGATAGAGTGGCACGGCTGCATAAGTCAAACCAACGAACAAGACTCCAGCTGCGGTTGCATAATATAGTGTTGAAcggtttttcagtttttgtgaTGCATTGTCCGGTTGGCCACTGCTTTTGAAGCGAACGAATGTGGATGCACCGGTATTACTTCGGCTCAGTAAACTAAGCCTGGCCACAGGCGTTCGCAGAGAATTAATGAATGACAACATACTCGTTCGTACGTTGGTCAATGCAGTGTCATTTCGGTCACAGAATTCCAAAACAAATACGAATTATTTGCTCGTCtttaacataattttctaaattcgAATGTTCTATGGGTTATGTTTacgaaaaacacaaaaatattttgactgaAGGCAATTTTCACTGACAGTTGTGACAGCTGTATGCGTAATATTTCCTCTATCGTTGTACAGATGTCGGGCATgacgaaatattttgtgtggaatttGTTTCTATTTACAATATTTGATGCAATTCGTAAAATAGTTGTTTTCAAAACTGATGCCGAAAACTGAATAAATATAGCTGTGATGGATTGTTATGCATCTATTTGCTGTAAGTGCATTTACGTTTGCAATTGACATTCTATCTCACCACATACgcaccaacttatcatttctctgataaTGAGAGAACCAATTCCTTTTACTCGACCCTAAGTACTCTtttcacataaatcgagtaaatctcaaccgattttgctagtttttgtttcatttgagaggtaattgaatacccaatggaaagttggcaaaaaagtttgggtttctaaaataatgtcgtaaattgttggttttatttgaaaggtacttcgtacgggctttcgtaattgcgctatgcgcaattaaaacaaggcatcagaacagtcggagcgtttgctgcgacttagccccgtacgacccgtaatcctattttgttcgtaaccataatacgtccgtagccgtaatacgcccggaaccctaatacgtctacaaccctctaatgcgtctgttaccaaaatgcaagtcaagttgggcatggtcaaatttactgaaagtgttcatttttaaaattgcgcaaattacgaaagcccgtacgaagtacctctcaaataaaaccaacaatttacgatattattttctattgggtattcaattatctctcaaatgaaaccaaaactagcaaaatcggatgagatttactcgatttatgtgcaaaaaacacttagggcccaatagcggccttagtccaagggcccaaatttgaaacttttttcgccacgttcttttcggtattcaattaccttccataaaaactaaatctagcaaaatcggataagatttactcgatttatgtgcaaaaaacacttagggcagagtagcggccttagtccaagggcccaaatttgaaacttttttcgccacgttcttttcggtattcaattaccttccataaaaaactaaatctagcaaaatcggataagatttactcgatttatgtgcaaaaaacacttagggccgagtagcggccttagtccaagggcccaaatttgaaacttttttcgccacgttcttttcggtattcaattaccttccataaaaaactaaatctggcaaaatcggatgagatttactcgattttatgtggaaaaaacacttagggccgagtagcggccttagtccaagggcccaaatttgaaacttttttcgccacgttcttttcggtattcaattaccttccataaaaaactaaatctggcaaaatcggataagatttactcgatttatgtgcaaaaaacacttagggccgagtagcggccttagtccaagggcccaaatttgaaacttttttcgacacgttcttttcggtattcaattaccttccataaaaaactaaatctggcaaaatcggatgagatttactcgatttatgtggaaaaaactcttagggccgagtaacgacctttgagccctaccaacaagctcgcgttgcatcctacacaaaaacaatgttcagcaactttgttctactcgtcaatacctttcatttgatatatcacaagcatctattgcgtgcgtatttcggtagatatcgtcgaaagactgaaaaacacctatagggccctagctctggaagggccgaccctaccatgcccattttcgaacttgaccttacttttgtcgataccaatcggggaaaaaaagaattttgaaaaaaggttgtgatttgctcaagctagaggggtcacggacggacggacggacggacggacggacggacggacattttttagccccgtacgaagtactgggggcttataagattaatatgccgtttgtaacacgtcgaattggaagcagacagtaagggcaaagcttttggttatgttcatagatgacgaatccgcaataaaaaaaatgtccgtccgtccgtccgtccgtccgtccgtgacccctctagcttgagcaaatcacaaccttttttcaaaattctttttttccccgattggtatcgacaaaagtaaggtcaagttcgaaaatgggcatggtagggtcggcccttccagagctagggccctataggtgtttttcagtctttcgacgatatctaccgaaatacgcacgtaatagctgcttgtgatatatcaaatgaaaggtattgacgagtagaacaaagttgctgaacattgtttttgtgtaggatgcaacgcgagcttgttgggagggctcaaaggtcgttactcggccctaagtgttttttccacataaatcgagtaaatctcatccgattttgccagatttagttttttatggaaggtaattgaataccgaaaagaacgtggcgaaaaaagtttcaaatttgggcccttggactaaggccgctactcggccctaagtgttttttgtgttGTGGTGGGGAATCGTTTATAAATATAATGTATATTATTAAAGTTAGTTCAGTTCAGCATAAACCACGGTCGTTTCTACTTCTCGTTCTCCAataggttatgggcccagaaacGCCTAcgtaaacgaaaaataatatcgtgaatttgcaaaataattcTATTGTGAAATTGAAAGGCCGGGAGAATTTCGACCAGTGGAAAATTTCAGCACAATCATACTTGGTTATAAAAGGATTATGGAAGTTTGTTGAAACGACGTTGACAAGTACAGCTACTGAAGCGGATAAGGAATCCGACTTGAAAGCTAGATCTGAACTCATTTTGCTTATCGAACCGGATAATTATACCTACATAGCGGGCAAAAAAACGGCAAAGGATTGCTGGGATGCGTTGCATGAAGCTTTTGAAGACACTGGAACTACTCGCAAGGTGGCCTTACTTCAACAATTGGTCTCACAAAAATTGGAACAACATGACTGCATGGAAAGTTATGTCAACAAAactttacttttgtcgataaaagtaaaaaaggtTGGTTTCAATTTGGACGATGAAATCCTCGGTTCACTATTATTGGGAGGACTCTCGTCAGACTACCGACCAATGATCATGGGTTTGGAAAATTCTGGTAAGAAATTGACCATCGATTAcgtgaaaaatattcttcttcaggaagtcgaaGATAATCAGATTTTTCGAATGAAAACGAACTTGCATGTGTTAATATtggaacaagaaaaaaagGCATGAGGAATGCAATTTTGATGCATCGTCGGTTGGGACATGCTAGTTTCAGTAATGTTTTTCTTATGAACAATTTTGGACAACAGGTGAAAGACCTGAAGTGTGTTACGTGTGTCAAGGGAAAGCAAAGTAAATTGCCATATCTGAACAGTGATACTCGTGCTACGAGAATTCTTGAGTTGATACATAGTGACGTATGTGGTCCGATGTCAGTAAATTCATTCGGAGGGAAGAGATATTTCGTGACTTTTATCGAtgatttttcaagaaaatgttttgtttatgtAATTGCTCAAAAGAATCAAGTTTTCAAATGTTTCAAAGATTTTAAATTGCTTGTCGAAGGACAGTTGgaactaaaaattaaaacattgaGATCTGATAATAGATGTGAATACAAATGCTGAAATAATTGTCAATCGAAATAAAAGGTAACAGCGAGTAACGGCGCTGGGTCAAGAGTTTATACTCAAGACGAAAATCCGTCCAGATAACTTGAGGAAATGCCAGTTATGTAACGGTTGGACAATTTAGAAGCCTATGGTATATCATGTTTTAGGAAAAAGGTTGACTGGTCACTCAAGTAAGTGAAGAACCGATGTGGTCGCTCAAGCAAGCAAAGAACCAAAGAACCAGTTTCCAGTGAAAAATGGTCAGTGACGTACCAGTGGCGGTAAGCTACAAAACGTTGGCTATGTGCCGTAAAAATAGGTTATTGACGGACCAGTGGCTGTGTGCTACAAAGACGTTGGTTTTTACGCAGTAAAAACAACTTTGAGATGGATCATTTACGTAAATTCTAAATGGCTGATCAAAAGAATGCTGAGGAAATCGTCATCAGAGTTTCGCATTAAGGTCCAGGATGGATGTTGCGTGAGAGGGATTCAACAGACAAAAGGGTTAAAATCTGGCGTGATTTTTGGAAGTTTTAGTCAAATGAATGAATCACGAGCAAGGATCAAGGATACGGCAATGCAAACGGTGAATTGGATTTCGGCCGCTCAGTTGTTCAACGTGGAGATTTGGCTGTTGGCATGGAAaacaaattaatcaaaaattgtcatcTATGGCCTGTGGAATGGTCAAGAAGGTTGGGACAAAAGGATAGAAAATTTGTGATGCTGAaacagaaatttcattgaGGATTGCCAACCGTAATGTAGAATGCGCTGGTCAAAGTGCATGGTGTAGCATTGGAGGTGAAAAATCTGGACAGATAAAGAGAAATCTGAGGAGATATAATCACTGAGCTACAAAAGGAGTTAACTTGTCTGGACAGTTACATGAAATCTGTAGAGATAGTCATCGAGGTCAATAAAAATG from Bradysia coprophila strain Holo2 unplaced genomic scaffold, BU_Bcop_v1 contig_248, whole genome shotgun sequence encodes the following:
- the LOC119078266 gene encoding cytochrome c oxidase assembly protein COX11, mitochondrial — protein: MLSFINSLRTPVARLSLLSRSNTGASTFVRFKSSGQPDNASQKLKNRSTLYYATAAGVLFVGLTYAAVPLYRMFCQAYSYGGTTGVGHDGDKVETMEKIKDRVLTIKFNADLGASMRWNFRPQQYEIKVIPGETALAFYTAKNPTDVPVVGISTYNVIPFEAGAYFNKIQCFCFEEQQLNPHEEVDMPVFFYIDPEIVADPKMEFVREITLSYTFFESKEGFTVPMPPSYAKSH